A single genomic interval of Plantibacter sp. Leaf314 harbors:
- the hisD gene encoding histidinol dehydrogenase — protein MITTIDLRGVRPSRTELLEMLPRPVVDVTAAAHAAQSLIDAVRTEGSAALSAQSDRFDGGRPEHLRVPQSEIDAAVAALDPAVRAALVEAIDRVREATRAQVPPERTTTLGEGATVVQRWAPVGRVGLYVPGGKAVYPSSVVMNVVPAQEAGVGSVALASPPQREFDNRVHPTILGAAGLLGVTEVYAMGGAGAIGAFAYGVPDIALDPVDVVTGPGNIFVAAAKRLVKGQVGIDAEAGTTEILVIADASADARLVAADLVSQAEHDEAAASLLVTDDEALAIAVQDWLRRYAAGTRHGARVVQALAGPQSAIVLVDDLEAAVAFSNAYGPEHLEVQTADPEALLGAITNAGAIFLGEHTPVSLGDYLAGSNHVLPTGGQARFSSGLGAFTFLRPQQVVRYDEPALRQVSSHIVALSSSEDLPAHGEAVTARFGLVGAETRAAEEHTEHATPEGAV, from the coding sequence ATGATCACCACCATTGACCTCAGGGGCGTCCGGCCGAGCCGGACCGAGCTCCTGGAGATGCTGCCCCGTCCCGTCGTCGACGTCACCGCCGCAGCCCATGCGGCGCAGTCGCTGATCGACGCTGTGCGGACCGAGGGTTCCGCTGCGTTGTCGGCGCAGTCCGACCGGTTCGACGGCGGACGGCCGGAGCACCTCCGCGTGCCTCAGTCCGAGATCGACGCGGCGGTGGCCGCACTGGACCCTGCGGTGCGCGCCGCACTCGTCGAGGCCATCGACCGGGTTCGCGAGGCGACGCGAGCGCAGGTCCCGCCGGAGCGCACCACCACGCTCGGCGAGGGAGCGACCGTCGTACAGCGGTGGGCGCCCGTCGGCCGGGTCGGGCTGTACGTGCCCGGGGGCAAGGCCGTCTACCCGTCGAGCGTCGTCATGAACGTCGTCCCGGCGCAGGAGGCCGGGGTCGGCTCCGTCGCGCTCGCGTCCCCACCGCAGCGCGAGTTCGACAATCGTGTGCACCCCACCATCCTCGGAGCCGCCGGTCTCCTCGGGGTCACCGAGGTGTACGCCATGGGCGGGGCCGGAGCCATCGGCGCCTTCGCCTACGGGGTCCCGGACATCGCCCTGGACCCGGTCGACGTCGTGACGGGTCCCGGGAACATCTTCGTCGCAGCGGCGAAGCGCCTCGTGAAGGGGCAGGTCGGGATCGACGCCGAGGCCGGTACCACCGAGATCCTGGTCATCGCCGACGCCTCCGCAGACGCCAGACTCGTGGCCGCCGACCTCGTCAGCCAGGCCGAGCACGACGAGGCCGCGGCGTCGTTGCTCGTCACCGACGACGAGGCCCTCGCCATCGCCGTCCAGGACTGGTTGCGTCGCTATGCAGCCGGCACCCGCCACGGCGCCCGCGTCGTCCAAGCCCTCGCCGGCCCGCAGTCCGCCATCGTGCTCGTCGACGACCTGGAGGCCGCCGTCGCATTCAGCAACGCCTACGGACCGGAGCACCTCGAGGTCCAGACCGCCGACCCGGAGGCACTGCTCGGCGCCATCACGAACGCCGGCGCCATCTTCCTGGGTGAGCACACCCCGGTGAGCCTGGGTGACTACCTCGCCGGCTCCAACCACGTCCTCCCGACGGGAGGACAGGCCCGCTTCTCGTCCGGCCTGGGCGCCTTCACCTTCCTCCGCCCACAGCAGGTCGTCCGGTACGACGAGCCCGCGCTCCGCCAGGTCTCGAGCCACATCGTCGCCCTGTCGTCGTCCGAGGACCTCCCCGCGCACGGTGAAGCGGTGACGGCGCGTTTCGGCCTCGTCGGCGCCGAGACCCGCGCAGCCGAGGAGCACACCGAGCACGCCACACCCGAGGGAGCCGTCTGA
- the nrdR gene encoding transcriptional regulator NrdR — MYCPFCRHPDSRVIDSRTSDDGLAIRRRRQCPECGRRFSTMETSSLGVIKRSGVVEPFSREKVVSGVRKACQGRPVTDSDLAVLAQRVEESIRATGASQIDANDIGLAILAPLRELDEVAYLRFASVYQAFESLDDFESAIALLRVEHAAGASNADEPIVER; from the coding sequence ATGTACTGCCCGTTCTGCCGCCACCCCGACTCCCGCGTCATCGACTCGCGGACGAGCGACGACGGGCTCGCGATCCGTCGGCGCCGGCAGTGCCCGGAGTGCGGGCGGCGGTTCAGCACGATGGAGACCTCGAGCCTCGGCGTGATCAAGCGCTCCGGTGTGGTGGAGCCGTTCAGTCGGGAGAAGGTCGTGAGCGGCGTCAGGAAGGCGTGCCAGGGTCGTCCGGTGACGGATTCCGACCTCGCGGTGCTCGCGCAGCGCGTCGAGGAGTCCATCCGGGCGACGGGCGCATCGCAGATCGACGCGAACGACATCGGTCTGGCGATCCTCGCACCGCTGCGGGAGCTCGACGAGGTCGCCTACCTCCGGTTCGCCAGCGTCTACCAGGCGTTCGAGTCCTTGGACGACTTCGAGTCGGCCATCGCGCTCCTCCGGGTCGAACACGCCGCGGGCGCGTCGAACGCCGACGAGCCGATCGTGGAGCGCTGA
- a CDS encoding quinone-dependent dihydroorotate dehydrogenase encodes MYRFLFTHVLAKLDPERAHHLAFDVIRALPSTGLGSVIRRWTAPRTDQSVEALGLRFETPFGVAAGFDKDGKGVLGLGLLGFGHVEVGTITAIPQAGNPKPRLFRLVPDRAVINRMGFNNEGATSAAPRLARTARVVRRPVLGVNIGKSRVVDVADATADYVSSATLLAPTADYLVVNVSSPNTPGLRGLQELDQLSPLLDAVRAAAGTTPLLVKIAPDLTDAEVDRIAQLVVDLGLDGIIATNTTISRDGLETDRSTVEAAGAGGLSGAPLADRSIAVLRRIRAVVPAELCVISVGGVETAADVRERLAAGATLVQGYTAFLYRGPLWARQINRGLDRLARAGR; translated from the coding sequence GTGTACCGGTTCCTCTTCACCCACGTCCTGGCGAAGCTCGACCCGGAGCGCGCCCATCACCTCGCGTTCGACGTGATCCGTGCGCTTCCGTCCACCGGTCTCGGATCCGTCATCAGGCGGTGGACCGCACCCCGGACCGACCAGTCCGTCGAGGCGCTCGGCCTCCGGTTCGAGACCCCGTTCGGTGTCGCCGCCGGGTTCGACAAGGACGGCAAGGGGGTGCTCGGGCTCGGGCTCCTGGGCTTCGGCCACGTCGAGGTCGGCACCATCACGGCGATCCCGCAGGCTGGCAATCCGAAGCCACGCCTCTTCCGCCTCGTCCCGGACCGTGCGGTGATCAACCGTATGGGCTTCAACAACGAGGGTGCCACATCCGCCGCGCCACGACTGGCGCGGACGGCCCGCGTCGTCAGGCGTCCCGTCCTCGGGGTGAACATCGGCAAGAGTCGGGTCGTGGACGTCGCCGACGCCACGGCCGACTACGTCTCGAGCGCCACCCTGCTGGCACCCACGGCCGACTACCTCGTGGTCAACGTCAGTTCACCGAACACCCCTGGTCTCCGAGGTCTCCAGGAGCTCGATCAGCTGTCGCCCCTCCTGGACGCGGTGCGTGCCGCCGCCGGAACGACACCGCTCCTCGTGAAGATCGCACCGGACCTCACGGACGCCGAAGTGGACCGCATCGCTCAGCTCGTCGTCGACCTGGGGCTCGACGGGATCATCGCGACGAACACGACGATCTCCCGTGACGGCCTCGAGACCGACCGGTCGACCGTGGAGGCTGCCGGTGCCGGTGGACTCTCCGGCGCGCCACTCGCCGACCGGTCGATCGCGGTCCTGCGACGGATCCGCGCCGTCGTCCCGGCGGAGCTGTGCGTGATCTCCGTCGGCGGTGTCGAGACCGCCGCGGACGTGCGGGAACGGCTCGCCGCCGGTGCAACGCTCGTCCAGGGGTACACGGCGTTCCTGTACCGCGGTCCGCTCTGGGCGCGGCAGATCAACCGTGGGCTCGATCGCCTCGCTCGCGCCGGCCGCTGA
- a CDS encoding DUF3043 domain-containing protein, whose translation MAKQQSTPASEPLVETAAQTAERLARGAKEAKGRPTPSRAEREAQNKRPLVPSDRKEASRAAKAQQAEARRRAQAGMAAGDDKFLPARERGPQKKFVRDYVDARFNIGEFMIPVMFLVIILTFMPVPEIQVYGMLTLWVFFIIAIADCFFLGFRVRKALRAKFGQDEPRVRWYAAMRALQLRPLRLPKPQVKRGQFPNK comes from the coding sequence GTGGCCAAACAGCAGAGCACCCCAGCATCAGAGCCCCTCGTCGAGACCGCGGCGCAGACCGCCGAGCGCCTCGCCCGCGGCGCCAAGGAGGCGAAGGGCCGCCCGACGCCGTCGCGCGCCGAACGCGAGGCGCAGAACAAGCGTCCGCTCGTCCCCTCCGACCGCAAGGAGGCCTCACGCGCGGCGAAGGCCCAGCAGGCCGAGGCTCGACGACGAGCACAGGCCGGCATGGCGGCGGGCGACGACAAGTTCCTCCCGGCTCGCGAACGCGGCCCGCAGAAGAAGTTCGTCCGCGACTACGTCGACGCCCGGTTCAACATCGGCGAGTTCATGATCCCCGTCATGTTCCTCGTGATCATCCTCACGTTCATGCCGGTCCCCGAGATCCAGGTCTACGGCATGCTGACCCTCTGGGTCTTCTTCATCATCGCCATCGCCGACTGCTTCTTCCTCGGCTTCCGTGTCCGGAAGGCGCTCCGAGCGAAGTTCGGCCAGGACGAGCCGCGCGTGCGCTGGTACGCCGCCATGCGCGCGCTGCAGCTGCGCCCGCTCCGCCTGCCGAAGCCGCAGGTGAAGCGCGGTCAGTTCCCCAACAAGTAG
- a CDS encoding dipeptidase — protein sequence MTTGTTTESAQDPHNDQELLDRLRESVAGALPSSIADLSALVRIPSVSWSAFDAAEVARSAEAVAELARDLGVFDEVSVRRAAVDGGTELGQPAVLARREARNGRPTVLLYAHHDVQPPGSDDKWESPPFEPTVRDGRLYGRGAADDKAGVMSHIAAIRAVTEVLGSDLDLGIVLFIEGEEEFGSRSFGSFLEEHRKTLAADVIVVADSDNWDERTPALTIGLRGNVTFRLRVKTLDHASHSGMLGGAVPDAMLAVVTLLATLWDADGSVAVEGLTSHDAVTPEFDEAQLRAESGLADGVSPIGRGSILSRIWSQPAITVTGIDAPTVANASNTLIPEVAVRISARIAPGQDPADAYRALETHLMAHAPFGAQLTIDEVDQGSPFLVDTSGWAVAEAKRAMHDAWEVEPVEMGVGGSIPFIADLVRVFPEAQILVTGVEDPHSRAHSPNESLHLGVFQKAILTEAVLLGRLASAPKPSAG from the coding sequence ATGACGACAGGTACCACGACGGAATCGGCCCAAGATCCACACAACGACCAGGAACTCCTCGACCGACTCCGCGAATCGGTCGCGGGCGCCCTGCCATCCTCGATCGCCGACCTGTCGGCACTCGTGCGGATCCCATCGGTGTCCTGGTCGGCGTTCGACGCCGCCGAGGTGGCCCGGAGCGCCGAGGCCGTCGCCGAACTCGCGCGCGATCTCGGTGTGTTCGACGAGGTCTCGGTGCGCCGTGCCGCCGTCGACGGGGGCACGGAGCTCGGGCAGCCCGCGGTCCTCGCCCGGCGCGAGGCCCGCAACGGTCGCCCGACCGTCCTGCTCTACGCGCACCACGACGTCCAGCCGCCCGGAAGCGACGACAAGTGGGAGTCGCCGCCGTTCGAGCCGACCGTCCGCGACGGCCGCCTCTACGGGCGCGGCGCGGCCGACGACAAAGCCGGCGTGATGTCCCACATCGCGGCGATCCGCGCGGTGACCGAGGTGCTCGGCTCCGATCTCGACCTCGGCATCGTCCTGTTCATCGAGGGGGAGGAGGAGTTCGGATCACGATCGTTCGGCTCGTTCCTGGAGGAGCACCGCAAGACCCTCGCAGCCGACGTCATCGTCGTCGCCGACAGCGACAACTGGGACGAACGGACTCCGGCCCTCACGATCGGCCTGCGCGGCAATGTGACGTTCCGGCTGCGCGTGAAGACGCTCGACCACGCCTCGCACTCGGGGATGCTCGGGGGAGCGGTGCCCGACGCCATGCTCGCGGTCGTCACCCTGCTCGCGACCCTGTGGGACGCCGACGGTTCCGTGGCGGTCGAGGGGCTCACCTCGCACGACGCCGTCACCCCCGAGTTCGACGAGGCACAGCTCCGCGCGGAGTCCGGCCTCGCCGACGGTGTCTCGCCCATCGGTCGGGGTTCCATCCTCAGCCGGATCTGGTCCCAGCCCGCGATCACTGTCACCGGGATCGACGCACCGACCGTGGCCAACGCCTCGAACACCCTCATTCCGGAGGTGGCCGTCCGCATCAGTGCGCGGATCGCCCCCGGCCAGGACCCGGCGGACGCCTACCGAGCCCTCGAGACGCACCTCATGGCCCACGCGCCCTTCGGAGCGCAACTGACCATCGACGAGGTCGACCAGGGGAGTCCGTTCCTCGTCGACACGAGCGGCTGGGCCGTCGCCGAGGCGAAGCGCGCCATGCACGACGCCTGGGAGGTCGAGCCGGTGGAGATGGGTGTCGGCGGATCCATCCCGTTCATCGCCGACCTCGTCCGGGTTTTCCCGGAGGCGCAGATCCTCGTGACGGGCGTCGAGGACCCGCACTCGAGGGCGCACAGCCCGAACGAGTCGCTGCACCTCGGGGTGTTCCAGAAGGCGATCCTCACCGAGGCGGTCCTCCTCGGTCGGCTCGCCTCGGCGCCCAAGCCCTCGGCCGGGTGA
- the erpA gene encoding iron-sulfur cluster insertion protein ErpA encodes MSDTILTETKIDAAHGVGLSDTAAQKVKSLLEQEGRDDLRLRVAVQPGGCSGLIYQLYFDERMLDGDATVDFDGVEVIVDKMSVPYLDGASIDFEDTIQKQGFTIDNPNAEGSCACGDSFH; translated from the coding sequence ATGAGCGACACCATCCTGACCGAGACCAAGATCGACGCGGCCCACGGCGTCGGACTCTCCGACACGGCGGCGCAGAAGGTCAAGAGCCTCCTCGAGCAGGAGGGTCGCGACGACCTCCGCCTGCGCGTCGCCGTCCAGCCCGGCGGCTGCTCCGGACTCATCTACCAGCTCTACTTCGACGAGCGCATGCTCGACGGCGACGCGACCGTCGACTTCGACGGCGTCGAGGTCATCGTCGACAAGATGAGCGTCCCCTACCTCGACGGCGCCTCGATCGACTTCGAGGACACCATCCAGAAGCAGGGGTTCACCATCGACAACCCCAACGCCGAGGGCAGCTGCGCCTGCGGCGACAGCTTCCACTGA
- the coxB gene encoding cytochrome c oxidase subunit II translates to MRSTRRLRWAAIPVAATLAIVLAGCTQAELHGYLPGFVEGESPVTNHTDRIAGLWVTAWLVLLAVGVVTWGLIIWAVIVYRRRKGQTGLPVQLRYNMPIEIFYTVVPLILVLGFFAFTARDQNAIETQYEDPDVAIEVFAKQWAWDFVYDEAVNGQDVWTAGVQADEKPGGVIDQDALPTLYLPVGKTVKIALQSRDVIHSFWVIDFLYKKDMFPGKTNYMSFTPEREGTYAGKCAELCGEYHSLMLFNVKVVSQAEYDKHLEDLADSGNIGDYGTEYDRNSNLPGTKAPAGLEEHGDGE, encoded by the coding sequence GTGCGCTCGACTCGTCGTCTCAGATGGGCTGCCATTCCGGTCGCAGCCACACTCGCCATAGTCCTGGCGGGTTGTACGCAGGCGGAACTACATGGTTACCTGCCGGGATTCGTCGAGGGCGAATCTCCCGTCACGAACCACACGGACCGCATCGCGGGCCTGTGGGTGACCGCCTGGCTGGTGCTGCTGGCCGTCGGCGTGGTGACGTGGGGGCTCATCATCTGGGCCGTCATCGTCTACCGCCGCCGCAAGGGCCAGACGGGCCTCCCCGTGCAGCTCCGGTACAACATGCCGATCGAGATCTTCTACACGGTCGTCCCGCTCATCCTGGTGCTCGGCTTCTTCGCCTTCACGGCGCGCGACCAGAACGCGATCGAGACCCAGTACGAGGATCCCGACGTCGCGATCGAGGTCTTCGCCAAGCAGTGGGCCTGGGACTTCGTGTACGACGAGGCCGTCAACGGCCAGGACGTCTGGACCGCAGGCGTGCAGGCCGACGAGAAGCCCGGTGGCGTCATCGACCAGGACGCGCTCCCCACCCTGTACCTGCCCGTCGGCAAGACGGTGAAGATCGCGCTGCAGTCGCGCGACGTCATCCACTCCTTCTGGGTCATCGACTTCCTCTACAAGAAGGACATGTTCCCGGGGAAGACCAACTACATGTCCTTCACGCCCGAGCGTGAGGGAACCTACGCCGGCAAGTGCGCCGAGCTGTGTGGCGAGTACCACTCGCTCATGCTCTTCAACGTGAAGGTCGTCTCGCAGGCCGAGTACGACAAGCACTTGGAAGACCTGGCCGACTCCGGCAACATCGGTGACTACGGCACGGAATACGACCGCAACAGCAACCTCCCCGGCACCAAGGCGCCGGCAGGTCTCGAAGAGCACGGAGACGGGGAATGA
- the ctaD gene encoding cytochrome c oxidase subunit I gives MTSTTLPAGQASVVGRTSVERKGNILVKWITSTDHKTIGYMYLIASFIFFCLGGVMALIIRAQLFEPGGTIVETKEQYNQLFTMHGTIMLLMFATPLFAGFANALMPLQIGAPDVAFPRLNAFAFWLYAFGSLIAVGGFLTPQGAAAFGWFAYAPLSSTTFSPGLGGNLWVLGLALSGFGTILGGVNFITTIITMRAPGMTMFRMPIFTWNVLVTSILVLMAFPVLAAALFGLAADRVFDAHIYDAANGGVILWQHLFWFFGHPEVYIIALPFFGIVSEIFPVFSRKPIFGYKTLIYATIAIAALSVTVWAHHMYVTGSVLLPFFALMTMLIAVPTGVKIFNWLGTMWRGSVTFETPMLWSIGFLITFVFGGLTGVILASPPLDFHVSDSYFVVAHFHYVVFGTVVFAMFAGFYFWWPKWTGKMLNEKLGYWHFWLLFIGFHTTFLIQHWLGVIGFPRRYATYSPEDGFTWMNQLSTVGSFILAISLLPFFLNVYVTIRKAPRVTEDDPWGYGGSLEWATSSPPPRHNFVSIPRIRSERPAFDLHHPEVGIPVGVGPAKDAPDAPTLDVDSGKVK, from the coding sequence ATGACCTCCACCACGCTTCCTGCAGGCCAAGCGAGCGTCGTCGGACGCACCTCGGTCGAGCGCAAGGGCAACATCCTGGTCAAGTGGATCACCTCCACCGACCACAAGACCATCGGGTACATGTACCTGATCGCCTCGTTCATCTTCTTCTGCCTCGGTGGCGTCATGGCGCTCATCATCCGTGCGCAGCTCTTCGAGCCCGGCGGAACGATCGTCGAGACGAAGGAGCAGTACAACCAGCTGTTCACGATGCACGGCACGATCATGCTGCTCATGTTCGCGACGCCGCTCTTCGCCGGCTTCGCGAACGCGCTCATGCCCCTGCAGATCGGCGCACCGGACGTCGCCTTCCCGCGGCTGAACGCCTTCGCCTTCTGGCTCTACGCCTTCGGTAGCCTCATCGCCGTCGGTGGCTTCCTCACCCCGCAGGGTGCAGCGGCCTTCGGCTGGTTCGCGTATGCGCCATTGTCGAGTACGACCTTCTCACCGGGCCTCGGAGGGAATCTCTGGGTACTCGGTCTGGCACTGAGCGGGTTCGGAACCATCCTCGGTGGCGTCAACTTCATCACCACGATCATCACCATGCGCGCTCCCGGCATGACGATGTTCCGCATGCCGATCTTCACGTGGAACGTGCTCGTGACGTCGATCCTCGTCCTCATGGCGTTCCCGGTCCTCGCCGCCGCGCTCTTCGGTCTCGCCGCAGACCGCGTGTTCGACGCCCACATCTACGATGCCGCGAACGGTGGCGTCATCCTGTGGCAGCACCTGTTCTGGTTCTTCGGTCACCCTGAGGTCTACATCATCGCGCTGCCGTTCTTCGGCATCGTGTCGGAGATCTTCCCGGTGTTCAGCCGCAAGCCGATCTTCGGTTACAAGACCCTGATCTACGCGACGATCGCCATCGCAGCCCTCTCCGTGACCGTGTGGGCGCACCACATGTACGTCACCGGCTCCGTGCTGCTGCCGTTCTTCGCGCTCATGACGATGCTCATCGCGGTTCCGACCGGTGTGAAGATCTTCAACTGGCTCGGCACCATGTGGCGCGGCTCCGTCACCTTCGAGACCCCGATGCTCTGGTCGATCGGCTTCCTGATCACCTTCGTCTTCGGTGGACTCACCGGTGTCATCCTCGCGTCGCCGCCGCTCGACTTCCACGTCTCCGACTCGTACTTCGTCGTGGCGCACTTCCACTACGTCGTCTTCGGCACGGTCGTGTTCGCCATGTTCGCCGGCTTCTACTTCTGGTGGCCGAAGTGGACCGGCAAGATGCTCAACGAGAAGCTCGGCTACTGGCACTTCTGGCTGCTGTTCATCGGCTTCCACACGACGTTCCTGATCCAGCACTGGCTCGGCGTCATCGGGTTCCCGCGTCGGTACGCGACGTACTCGCCGGAAGACGGCTTCACGTGGATGAACCAGCTGTCCACCGTCGGGTCGTTCATCCTGGCGATCTCACTGCTGCCGTTCTTCCTGAACGTGTACGTCACGATCCGCAAGGCTCCCCGGGTGACCGAGGACGACCCATGGGGTTACGGCGGATCGCTCGAATGGGCTACGAGCTCGCCGCCCCCGCGTCACAACTTCGTGTCGATCCCGCGCATCCGTTCGGAGCGCCCGGCGTTCGACCTCCACCACCCTGAGGTCGGTATCCCGGTCGGCGTCGGTCCTGCGAAGGACGCGCCTGACGCACCCACGCTCGACGTCGACTCCGGAAAGGTGAAGTAG
- a CDS encoding cytochrome c oxidase subunit 4 — protein sequence MRANIILFTILTVFCALLCAVYTVWSLIDPLHGRVEWVGTVTLALAAILSAFLGFYLSRVHKSQGAELPEDTLTANIDDGDPEIGHFSPWSWWPIILAGACGLLVLGLAVGFWIAIIGIPLVVIAVVGWNYEYYRGYFAR from the coding sequence ATGCGCGCCAATATCATTCTCTTCACGATCCTCACGGTGTTCTGTGCGCTCCTCTGTGCGGTCTACACGGTGTGGTCGCTCATCGACCCGCTGCACGGCCGCGTCGAGTGGGTCGGAACGGTCACGCTGGCTCTCGCAGCCATCCTGAGCGCCTTCCTCGGCTTCTACCTCAGCCGTGTCCACAAGAGCCAGGGAGCCGAGCTCCCCGAGGACACCCTCACCGCGAACATCGATGACGGCGACCCGGAGATCGGGCACTTCAGCCCGTGGAGCTGGTGGCCGATCATCCTCGCCGGTGCGTGTGGTCTGCTCGTGCTGGGTCTGGCCGTCGGCTTCTGGATCGCGATCATCGGGATCCCGCTGGTCGTCATCGCCGTCGTCGGTTGGAACTACGAGTACTACCGCGGATACTTCGCCCGCTGA
- a CDS encoding GNAT family N-acetyltransferase, which produces MVDSFSIRRGQPDDRSAVFGLAGQLITGSIPPAADDFMTAYNNVMRPREDETNVLYVAVDQDDRVVGYTLMTVSRLLHAAGLTAHLQELVVDESARGAGIGSALVEANEHYAVERGARQLTMSTSRAGDFYRRLGYNVTAEFYKKILPLG; this is translated from the coding sequence ATGGTCGACTCGTTCAGCATCCGCCGGGGTCAGCCCGACGACCGCTCGGCAGTTTTCGGGCTGGCTGGCCAGCTCATCACCGGTTCGATCCCACCGGCCGCCGATGACTTCATGACTGCGTACAACAACGTCATGCGTCCCCGCGAAGATGAGACGAACGTGCTGTACGTCGCCGTGGACCAGGACGACCGCGTCGTCGGCTACACGCTGATGACCGTGTCGCGTCTGCTGCACGCCGCGGGTCTCACCGCCCACCTGCAGGAGCTGGTCGTCGATGAGAGCGCCCGCGGTGCGGGTATCGGCTCGGCCCTCGTCGAGGCGAACGAGCACTACGCGGTGGAACGCGGCGCCCGTCAGTTGACGATGTCCACGTCACGCGCCGGAGACTTCTACCGTCGCCTCGGCTACAACGTCACCGCAGAGTTCTACAAGAAGATCCTCCCGCTGGGCTGA
- a CDS encoding ubiquinol-cytochrome c reductase cytochrome b subunit, with the protein MSTSTATRAPEQAKAAPAKSSGGFTGAAANYLEERTSISVAVKEFGRKIFPDHWSFLLGEVALYSFVIILLSGSFLTFFFQASMAEVHYDGSFVPLKNIEMSVAMASTLDISFDIRGGLLMRQVHHWAALLFVASIGLHMLRIFFTGAFRKPRELNWVIGFVLFILAMAEGFTGYSLPDDLLSGNGLRIIDGMVKGLPIIGTWTTFLLFGGEFPGTDIVGRLYTLHILLLPALVLLFIALHLVFVVVHKHTQFPGAGRTEQNVVGFPVLPVYAAKAGGFFFIVFGVVMLIASLFTINPIWNYGPYDPSPVSAGTQPDWYIGFADGALRLVPPHLEFVLLDHTFSFNIILPVLVLGLFIVTVFIYPFVEAWITGDKREHHILDRPRNAPTRTAIGAAGVTFYAALWAAASSDIIATHFKVTMEGVIHTLQAILILGPVIAYFLAKRTCLALQKKDREILLHGYETGRIVRLPGGEFIEVHEPVDEYERWRLASYDDHKPLMIRPNAKGKITGVQKARAAMSRWFFEDRIAPVTQTEIERSHGDHH; encoded by the coding sequence TTGAGCACCTCGACCGCAACACGCGCCCCTGAGCAGGCCAAGGCCGCTCCGGCGAAGAGCTCCGGTGGTTTCACCGGCGCTGCAGCCAACTACCTCGAAGAACGGACGTCCATCTCGGTCGCCGTCAAGGAGTTCGGTCGCAAGATCTTCCCCGACCACTGGTCGTTCCTCCTCGGTGAGGTGGCCCTCTACAGCTTCGTCATCATCCTGCTGTCGGGATCGTTCCTCACCTTCTTCTTCCAGGCCTCCATGGCCGAGGTGCACTACGACGGTTCGTTCGTCCCGCTGAAGAACATCGAGATGTCGGTCGCCATGGCGTCGACCCTCGACATCTCGTTCGACATCCGCGGCGGCCTCCTGATGCGTCAGGTGCACCACTGGGCAGCGCTGTTGTTCGTCGCGTCCATCGGCCTGCACATGCTGCGGATCTTCTTCACCGGAGCGTTCCGCAAGCCGCGCGAGCTCAACTGGGTGATCGGCTTCGTCCTCTTCATCCTGGCGATGGCCGAGGGCTTCACGGGCTACTCGCTCCCCGACGACCTGCTCTCCGGTAACGGTCTGCGGATCATCGACGGCATGGTGAAGGGTCTGCCGATCATCGGCACCTGGACGACGTTCCTGCTCTTCGGCGGTGAGTTCCCGGGCACCGACATCGTCGGCCGGCTCTACACCCTGCACATCCTGTTGCTCCCCGCGCTGGTGCTGCTCTTCATCGCCCTGCACCTGGTGTTCGTCGTCGTGCACAAGCACACGCAGTTCCCGGGTGCCGGTCGCACCGAGCAGAACGTGGTCGGCTTCCCCGTCCTCCCCGTGTACGCCGCGAAGGCGGGTGGTTTCTTCTTCATCGTCTTCGGTGTCGTGATGCTCATCGCGTCGCTCTTCACGATCAACCCGATCTGGAACTACGGCCCGTACGACCCCTCACCGGTCTCCGCGGGTACGCAGCCCGACTGGTACATCGGCTTCGCCGACGGGGCGCTCCGCCTGGTGCCACCGCACCTCGAGTTCGTCCTGTTGGACCACACGTTCTCGTTCAACATCATCCTTCCCGTCCTCGTCCTGGGCCTGTTCATCGTCACGGTGTTCATCTACCCGTTCGTCGAGGCGTGGATCACCGGTGACAAGCGCGAGCACCACATCCTCGACCGCCCGCGCAACGCGCCGACCCGCACCGCCATCGGTGCTGCCGGCGTCACGTTCTACGCCGCCCTGTGGGCAGCCGCGAGCTCGGACATCATCGCGACCCACTTCAAGGTGACGATGGAAGGCGTGATCCACACGCTGCAGGCCATCCTCATCCTCGGACCGGTCATCGCGTACTTCCTCGCCAAGCGGACCTGCCTGGCGCTGCAGAAGAAGGACCGCGAGATCCTCCTCCACGGTTACGAGACCGGACGCATCGTCCGCCTCCCCGGTGGCGAGTTCATCGAGGTCCACGAGCCGGTGGACGAGTACGAGCGCTGGCGTCTGGCGAGCTACGACGACCACAAGCCGTTGATGATCCGTCCGAACGCCAAGGGCAAGATCACCGGCGTGCAGAAGGCCCGTGCAGCCATGTCGCGGTGGTTCTTCGAAGATCGGATCGCTCCGGTCACGCAGACGGAGATCGAACGCTCCCACGGCGACCACCACTAG